The sequence CTCCTCTCGTGCTATAATATGTAGGAGGTGACGAGATGAGAAAATTATTCATAGTTGCTATCGTTTTGGTTTTAACAGTTGGGCTTTTTACTGGTTGTGGAAAGAAAGAAACCTCGAAGTTAAAGGTTGCGGTTACCATTTACCCTTTTTACGATGCAGTTCAGGCAATTTCGGGTGGACTTGTTGATGTTGTTGTTATTGTGCCGCCGGGAAGTTCGCCACACACATACTCACTTACGCCACAGGATATTAAGAATCTTGAAGGTGTTTCTGTCATTTTCGAGAACAATTTCGGGCTTGAGGAGTTTTTGAAGCCTGTTATGTCTTCGCTTAATGCAAGGGTGGTTAATGTATCAGAGCCTCTTAAAGATGTTGTTGAAAAGCACGAGGGGAACCCTCACCTATGGCTTAATCCTGAGTATTTCATTAAACAAAGCGAAGTGATAAAGAACACGCTTATTGAAATTGACCCAGCGCATAAGGACACTTATGAGAAGAATTTCGAAACATACAAGAGCCAAATTCTTACGAAAGCAAGTGAACTCAAGGAGAAGTTGAATACCTTGCAAAATCGAAATGTTATTACCTTCCATGATGCCTTCCCGTATTTTGCAGAGTACTTTGGGCTTAATATTCTTGCATCAATTGAACCGGATCCAAACAAGATGCCAACACCAAAGCAGATTATAGAAATTGAGAACCTCATTAAGAAGTACAATGTGAAAGTCGTGTTTAAAGAACCAGAACTCTCTTCTGACATATACAAATCGATTATTGAGGATACAGGGGTTAAGGTCATCGACTTAATGCCTCTGGGTGATGGAGAAAAAATAAAGACATATATTGAACTTATGGAGTATAATGTAGATACGATTTACGATGCGCTAAAATAATGGAAAAAACGATTCTCGAAGTAAAAAATTTAACGGTAAGTTTTAATGGCTTTAAGCCCCTGCACGATGTTTCTTTTGAGGTTCAGGAAGGGCAGTTTGCGGTGATCCTGGGCCCGAATGGTGCTGGAAAAACGACACTTCTAAAGGCTATACTTGGGCTTGTGCCATACGAAGGGAGCGTAAAGATTTTCGGTAAGGATACGGAACTTCTTACAAAAGACGAAAGGCTCAGGATTTCCTATGTGCCGCAGCGGTTTGAGGGTGTGAAAAACTTGCCCTTAACTGTGTATGAGTTTTTTGAAATTTCTTCTGAAGATAAAGGCAACCTTAAAGATAGAATTAACGAGTTTGCATCAGTTGGAGATGTGAA is a genomic window of Caldisericum sp. containing:
- a CDS encoding zinc ABC transporter substrate-binding protein, with the translated sequence MRKLFIVAIVLVLTVGLFTGCGKKETSKLKVAVTIYPFYDAVQAISGGLVDVVVIVPPGSSPHTYSLTPQDIKNLEGVSVIFENNFGLEEFLKPVMSSLNARVVNVSEPLKDVVEKHEGNPHLWLNPEYFIKQSEVIKNTLIEIDPAHKDTYEKNFETYKSQILTKASELKEKLNTLQNRNVITFHDAFPYFAEYFGLNILASIEPDPNKMPTPKQIIEIENLIKKYNVKVVFKEPELSSDIYKSIIEDTGVKVIDLMPLGDGEKIKTYIELMEYNVDTIYDALK